Proteins encoded in a region of the Uloborus diversus isolate 005 chromosome 1, Udiv.v.3.1, whole genome shotgun sequence genome:
- the LOC129234213 gene encoding uncharacterized protein LOC129234213, whose amino-acid sequence MPVSLVTSSPTLRGVTRNESTRSDSSAASNTSQSSVTGNKKVSFNKAVRVKKYPRPRKNENPSYGSDKSAEGAVNGDVPGSSGKRFWFKVYKNKHRQSPDPSEFRRQNGVIYYDNDVNDTNGYDDDTVSYHPNPCVLNYPVLTSECGTQTPNRRTDGTSSRTALLGNEYTPLHPSQMPSDPPAVRRNYVKKIVNKFNEEAVLQRSRSPDREPASPPISPPGSPRFHSTPKHIPIPPPPPPPIPPSAYERPSSEGGLFSQSRFKKNPIVNGVKVMFGIGQLKKGEKSDPYRDLSEWSDTPMTNGDGKYPKKGTGLYRTEIPVRDESDTEVKTPFVSNDKFLFGDVNHHNEIVKREDKLDFAREKENHADDDFEEYYYQNEDDRGRKSKYHVETFDSGNQLLFDTTDVNTATGKTDKGEFTSTVGEKHQLWRNNKRIIVYEEQSPTIIRRKAKSHSDLTEPEIKYPPEEKLDKGISTDELFTRKSDTKDTLSKKNKDSWFRHFRSATKDKGIQCSKIPTDEPEELYGFGRYKIIRPRNGVVSAFSNVPTLETKTKKSNGTTFSQTNGYNSKDSVIYSQIDKSKKKKNSEKEKKKHNMFHEEGRFGGLFKSRSEPLYIGPPPPKSQQQEEDELESNYFEDRGERTVKTSRKSFGFRLNTGKENKTKDMRSSFGEEDWYNLDGDIEAAERQKRRGRSHRDISEIRQELAEEEISDTSSLSNGDLRRNGHGTGSVMREVDYKKREISYENVPRSDGENHSHANVGTGLWYRDADEDYRREMAQSEVSYPAGNSVGSERFYTVDRKDKANKKLPPPSPRAYTLDRRHLKNKDKQKQVANTSGVKILVNGKEIKDKSGKKSKKREDPSSVQSDPMYVRGGLAAAYQARQRAAVRRSNSTASGLSGKYRGNSPNVRRIVANSSELSAASSESDSSRLRRPLVMYIPGVSHQEKVSDQDDRLSNTIARSQSMKAPVRPPRMVKKSNLRAHKGSKTDLYRNDDIYEDDEIMPLASDTNRKKPPKVPSDSRKHNDIKRRHSMPKDTKFSWLKWRIRGKPSREP is encoded by the coding sequence ATGCCCGTGAGCCTTGTGACTTCGTCGCCTACTTTGCGTGGGGTAACTCGCAACGAATCGACGCGCTCGGATTCCTCTGCTGCCTCCAACACCTCTCAGAGCTCCGTTACGGGAAACAAGAAAGTGAGCTTCAACAAGGCGGTTCGCGTCAAAAAGTACCCCCGTCCCAGAAAGAACGAGAATCCCTCGTACGGCTCGGACAAAAGTGCCGAGGGCGCTGTCAACGGTGACGTGCCTGGAAGCTCGGGAAAGCGATTTTGGttcaaagtttacaaaaacaaacATCGCCAATCTCCGGACCCCAGCGAATTTCGACGCCAGAACGGAGTCATTTACTATGACAACGACGTGAATGACACTAATGGATATGATGACGATACTGTGAGTTACCATCCGAACCCTTGTGTCCTAAATTACCCAGTGCTGACGTCTGAATGTGGGACACAAACTCCCAATCGTAGGACGGACGGAACATCCTCCCGGACTGCTTTATTGGGTAACGAGTACACGCCTCTTCATCCGAGTCAGATGCCGTCTGATCCGCCTGCTGTTAGGAGGAACtatgtgaaaaaaattgtaaataaattcaaCGAAGAAGCTGTGCTTCAAAGATCGAGATCACCCGACAGAGAACCAGCAAGCCCACCTATTTCACCTCCAGGATCTCCAAGGTTCCACTCCACTCCAAAGCACATTCCTATTCCTCCGCCACCACCCCCACCGATTCCTCCGAGTGCTTACGAACGACCTTCTTCCGAGGGGGGCCTTTTTTCTCAGTCTCGATTCAAGAAGAATCCGATCGTCAACGGTGTGAAAGTGATGTTCGGTATCGGACAGCTGAAGAAAGGTGAAAAAAGCGATCCTTACAGAGATCTTAGTGAATGGAGTGATACGCCAATGACTAATGGAGACGGGAAATATCCAAAGAAAGGAACTGGTCTTTACAGAACTGAGATCCCTGTCCGCGATGAATCTGATACTGAAGTGAAAACACCGTTTGTGTCCAATGACAAGTTCTTGTTCGGAGATGTAAACCACCATAATGAAATAGTGAAGCGGGAAGACAAGCTAGATTTTGCACGTGAAAAAGAAAACCACGCAGATGATGATTTTGAAGAATATTACTACCAAAACGAAGATGATAGAGGCAGAAAAAGCAAGTACCACGTGGAAACATTTGATAGTGGGAACCAGCTGTTATTTGATACAACAGATGTTAATACTGCCACAGGTAAAACGGATAAAGGTGAATTTACTTCAACCGTTGGAGAGAAGCATCAGCTGTGGAGAAATAATAAGCGTATTATAGTTTATGAGGAACAGTCTCCAACAATCATCAGAAGAAAAGCAAAATCTCATAGTGATTTAACAGAACCGGAAATTAAATACCCCCCGGAAGAAAAACTAGATAAAGGTATTTCTACTGATGAACTTTTTACTCGCAAGTCTGACACAAAAGATACTTTGTCGAAAAAGAACAAGGATTCTTGGTTTCGTCATTTCCGATCCGCTACAAAAGATAAAGGAATACAGTGTAGCAAAATTCCAACCGATGAGCCAGAAGAACTTTACGGATTCGGCCGTTACAAAATTATTCGTCCGAGAAACGGTGTTGTGTCAGCTTTCAGCAATGTACCTACTTTggaaactaaaacaaagaaaagtaATGGTACCACATTCAGCCAAACTAACGGGTATAACAGTAAAGACAGTGTAATATATAGTCAAATAGACAAATCGAAGAAGAAAAAGAAttccgaaaaggaaaaaaagaagcatAATATGTTTCACGAAGAAGGGCGCTTTGGCGGTCTCTTCAAATCTAGATCTGAACCGCTGTACATCGGTCCACCTCCTCCAAAGTCTCAGCAACAAGAAGAAGATGAACTAGAAAGCAATTATTTTGAGGACAGAGGTGAAAGAACTgttaaaacttcaagaaaaagtTTTGGATTTCGATTGAACACtggcaaagaaaataaaactaaagatATGAGAAGCTCTTTTGGCGAAGAAGATTGGTATAATCTCGATGGCGATATAGAAGCTGCAGAGCGACAAAAGAGACGAGGCCGAAGCCACAGGGACATATCTGAAATTCGACAGGAATTAGCTGAAGAAGAAATATCGGATACCAGCAGTCTTAGCAACGGCGATCTACGTCGAAATGGACATGGAACAGGGTCTGTAATGAGAGAAGTGGATTATAAGAAAAGAGAAATATCTTACGAAAATGTGCCTCGTTCTGATGGTGAAAACCATTCTCACGCTAACGTTGGTACTGGTTTATGGTACAGAGATGCTGATGAAGATTACCGACGTGAAATGGCTCAAAGCGAAGTTTCGTATCCTGCGGGAAATTCTGTAGGAAGTGAAAGATTTTACACGGTAGATCGCAAGGACAAAGCTAATAAGAAACTTCCCCCACCCAGTCCTCGAGCATATACGTTGGATAGACGGCACTTAAAGAACAAGGACAAACAAAAGCAAGTTGCAAACACCAGTGGCGTTAAAATTTTAGTCAATGGAAAAGAAATCAAAGACAAATCTGGAAAGAAGTCTAAAAAACGTGAAGACCCGTCTTCAGTGCAAAGCGATCCTATGTACGTAAGAGGCGGACTGGCAGCAGCCTATCAAGCAAGACAAAGAGCTGCTGTTCGGAGAAGCAACAGCACGGCCTCTGGATTAAGTGGAAAGTACAGAGGAAATAGTCCCAATGTACGTCGAATCGTAGCTAATTCATCTGAATTATCTGCAGCAAGCTCTGAGAGTGATTCCTCAAGGTTACGCCGACCACTGGTCATGTACATTCCAGGAGTAAGCCATCAAGAAAAAGTGTCAGACCAGGACGATCGCTTGAGTAACACAATCGCCAGGAGTCAATCTATGAAGGCTCCTGTTCGCCCACCACGCATGGTTAAGAAATCTAATCTTAGAGCTCACAAAGGTTCTAAAACTGATTTATATCGCAACGATGACATCTATGAGGACGATGAGATTATGCCCTTGGCTTCCGACACGAACCGTAAGAAACCACCAAAAGTACCATCAGATTCCAGAAAGCATAATGACATCAAACGTCGACATTCTATGCCAAAAGATACAAAGTTTTCTTGGTTAAAGTGGAGGATTAGAGGGAAGCCTTCAAGAGAACCCTAA